One window of Apteryx mantelli isolate bAptMan1 chromosome 8, bAptMan1.hap1, whole genome shotgun sequence genomic DNA carries:
- the YIPF1 gene encoding protein YIPF1 → MATADDLKFQEFDDAANLLAANPDATTISIDEPAEIPKNKHGRLQQSGREEDDELLGTDDSDKTELLAGQKKSAPFWTFEYYQTFFDVDTYQVLDRIKGSVFPVPGRNFVRLYIRSNPDLYGPFWICATLVFAIAVSGNLSNFFIHLGKPTYHYVPEFRKVSIAATTIYAYAWLVPLALWGFLMWRNSKVMNIVSYSFLEIVCVYGYSLFIYIPTAILWIIPQKAVRWVLVMFSLCLSGSVLVMTFWPAVRDDNRRIALATVGTIVLLHALLAVGCLAYFFDAPELDFPAPNIPPHNGTTGITKIQ, encoded by the exons ATGGCGACTGCGGATGATCTCAAGTTTCAAG AATTTGACGACGCAGCTAATTTGCTTGCAGCAAATCCTGATGCTACCACAATAAGCATCGATGAGCCAGCTGAAATCCCCAAGAATAAGCACGGCCGTCTGCAACAATCGGGGAGAGAAGAGGATGATGAATTATTGGGGACCGATGACTCCGATAAAACAGAG CTGCTTGCTGGACAGAAGAAAAGTGCCCCTTTCTGGACATTTGAGTACTACCAGACGTTCTTCGATGTGGACACCTATCAG GTCCTGGACAGAATCAAAGGTTCGGTTTTCCCAGTGCCAGGGAGGAACTTTGTAAGGCTGTATATCCGCAGCAATCCTGACCTTTATG gtcCCTTTTGGATATGTGCCACACTGGTCTTTGCCATTGCTGTTAGTGGCAATCTTTCAAATTTTTTCATCCATCTGGGCAAGCCAACATACCACTACGTGCCCGAGTTCAGAAAAG TGTCCATAGCAGCGACAACAATTTATGCTTATGCTTGGCTTGTTCCCCTTGCTCTCTGGGGATTCCTGATGTGGAGGAACAGTAAAGTTATGAACATTGTCTCCTACTCATTCCTGGAGATAGTATGTGTTTATGGCTACTCCCTCTTCATTTATATTCCCACAGCG ATTTTATGGATTATTCCACAAAAAGCGGTGCGCTGGGTCCTGGTGATGTTCTCTCTGTGCCTTTCGGGGTCTGTTCTGGTGATGACCTTTTGGCCCGCCGTCAGAGATGATAACCGGAGGATTGCGCTGGCCACCGTTGGGACCATTGTTCTGCTTCATGCCCTGCTGGCTGTCGGCTGTTTG GCATATTTTTTTGATGCCCCTGAACTGGATTTTCCTGCACCTAATATCCCTCCTCACAATGGAACAACAGGAATAACAAAGATTCAATAA